The proteins below come from a single Mya arenaria isolate MELC-2E11 chromosome 8, ASM2691426v1 genomic window:
- the LOC128244136 gene encoding alpha-2B adrenergic receptor-like, with the protein MENQTCYVLNDEKLLHDAGFLYMWLLAIPLVILCLTTIVANGVIILMFAIRRKIRRCRNTYIFSLAVANFLIGLTMPLSIAETLGEGWIFGRKFCLYFLTVRYSLFYVTILSIILISVDRWWSINFPFSYRIKRSKRITFTLVAIVWMISLMVHLPSILGWNYIYVMPESLHGYCRLPYQYNSGFVISASLIEFFIPLILLLSLNMGIYIKLAKRRNSKKIRRSLSSSDGRCRKTSSDSENNNDSEERADIVTALMTMRGTGRRTTLSNINTLRRFSDDIRKSNAVSSKHNSYYCHYSKKKTSTHSVDISSANTSTHRKQSLGKGVRYNNRKANRHDAVVRDFLLRQDNKALFSLALLVITFVVCWTPAIICDILFSLCPGNIPMWLLMLSSWILSSSAALNPFLYGIGSHDFRRVAKDWLCNKSVETRVLEQMMYSQLFQPCDIVAMKNTIVYENRRVSSCGIMSNV; encoded by the coding sequence ATGGAAAATCAAACTTGCTATGTGTTGAACGATGAAAAGTTGCTTCATGATGCAGGCTTTCTATATATGTGGCTTCTAGCGATTCCACTTGTAATACTATGCCTTACCACGATTGTTGCGAACGGGgtgattattttaatgtttgcaaTTCGAAGGAAGATACGAAGATGTCGGAATACTTACATCTTCAGCCTAGCTGTTGCGAACTTTTTGATTGGATTAACAATGCCGTTGTCCATTGCAGAGACGCTTGGAGAAGGATGGATATTCGGTCGGAAGTTCTGTTTGTACTTTTTGACGGTTCGATATTCACTATTTTATGTGACGATTCTTAGCATTATTTTGATTTCAGTCGATCGATGGTGGTCTATTAACTTTCCGTTTTCCTACAGAATTAAACGGAGCAAACGTATAACATTTACGCTCGTTGCTATCGTGTGGATGATAAGTTTGATGGTACACTTGCCTTCAATTCTTGGGTGGAATTACATCTATGTAATGCCAGAGTCTTTGCACGGATACTGTAGGCTACCTTATCAATACAACTCCGGATTTGTGATATCAGCTTCGTTAATTGAATTCTTCATTCCACTGATTCTATTGTTGTCCCTTAATATGGGCATATACATCAAACTTGCAAAACGGCGCAACAGTAAAAAGATTCGACGATCGTTAAGTTCGTCTGATGGCCGATGCCGCAAAACCTCATCCGACTCCGAGAACAACAACGACTCAGAAGAAAGGGCTGACATCGTTACAGCATTGATGACCATGCGAGGAACTGGTCGACGGACTACgctttcaaatataaatactcTAAGACGATTCAGTGATGATATTAGAAAATCAAACGCTGTTAGCTCAAAACACAACTCGTATTATTGCCATTATTCCAAGAAAAAGACCAGTACTCATTCAGTGGATATTTCATCTGCCAACACATCTACACATAGAAAACAATCTCTCGGAAAAGGCGTGCGATATAATAATCGGAAAGCTAACAGGCACGATGCGGTTGTGCGTGACTTTCTGTTACGACAGGACAATAAGGCGCTATTTTCCTTGGCCTTATTGGTGATAACTTTCGTGGTTTGCTGGACCCCGGCAATTATATGTGATATTCTCTTTTCGTTGTGTCCTGGAAACATTCCGATGTGGCTGCTCATGCTCAGTAGTTGGATTCTCTCAAGTAGCGCCGCGTTGAACCCCTTTCTGTACGGAATTGGAAGTCATGACTTTCGGCGGGTTGCAAAAGACTGGCTGTGCAACAAGTCTGTGGAAACGAGAGTGCTAGAACAGATGATGTATAGTCAGTTATTTCAGCCATGCGATATCGTTGCAATGAAAAACACAATCGTTTACGAAAACAGAAGAGTTAGCAGTTGTGGTATTATGAGTAATGTTTga